Part of the Novosphingobium sp. ZN18A2 genome, CCGAATTGAAGGCCCATCTTGCCGGATTGATGCCCGAAGGCATGTGGCACTATCCCGAAGACCAGGTTTCGGACGCCAGCGAACGCCTGCTCGCCGCGGAAATCACGCGCGAACAGCTCTATCGCCAGCTTCACGACGAACTGCCTTATGACAGCGCGGTTCGCCCTGAAAGCTATACCCAGCGCAAGGACGGATCGGTGGAAATCCACCAGCAGATCGTGGTCGGGCGCGACAGCCAGAAGCCCATCGTGCTGGGCAAGCGGGGCGCGCGGATCAAGGCGATCGGTGAAGCCGCCCGAAAGGAACTGGCCGAAATCCTGGGCCAGAAGGTGCACCTTTTCCTCCACGTGAAGGTGGAGGAAAACTGGGCGGAAAGCCGCGAAATCTATGAAGAGATCGGGCTCGACTGGGTGAAGTGATCGATCAGCCTGCGGTCGTGAAACGCACGGTCAGCGAACGGACGTAGGGCACGTTCTCACCTTTGGTACCAAGGTTCATTACACCGAGCTGCATCCCGCCAAGCTGCTTGCAGGCAAGCGCAGTAAGCGTTGCGTCGGGCTTTTTGCCCACGGCGCCGCAGTGCTCGATCGTTCCTTGTGTCCCCACTTCCACTGCGACGTGTATATCGGCTGGCGACGAAAGCCCCGACGGCATCTGGCTGACCGTCAATTCCGCATCCGGCGCGCGGCGGATGGGCAAACCGTCCGATCCCGGCGTATTGGGGATGAAGAAGTTCACTGTATCGGTGTAGACACCATACGTCGTCATCCCGTCAGATGCGAGCGCGGGACGCAGCGTCGTTTTCCGCCGCTTGATCATGTCGCAAATCTGCCCGGCAAGCTTGTCGTTGCCCACCTTCGCGCGAATCATGCACTTGGCGATTTCGCCATCGGGCGAGATCAGCAGCGTATAGACGACGCCGGCGGATTTGTCCCGCTGAAGCGCCCATTGCGGATAGTTACTGTTCGAAACAAGCTCACCCTTTGGTTCGGGCGGCACAAGCGCCATCGCGGCGGCAAGAAGAGGAAGGGCCAGCACGGGATCGTTCCTTTCCGGATATCTGGTCGTGTCGCGAACGTAGCCCCATAATTGCAGCCACGCCAGTGCATGGCCGAAGACCACCCCCGCGGTCGCCCGTCACGCAGTCGCCAGTCACGCGATTCCAGACAGAACGCGCCGCGACAGGCGAAGGCTGTGGCCGCCCTTATTGTGCGGCGGCCTTGTCCTTCGCTTTTGCCGGGGCCTTCTTCTTTGCCGGCGCCTTTTTCTTCGCTGGCGCCTTCTTGGCGGCGGCTTTCTTTCGGCCGCCCTTTTTCGCCGGTCCCTTGGCGGCCTTTTCGTCGATCAGGCGTATCGCCTCTTCGGCGGTCAGCTTGTCCTGCTCAACCGCCTTGGGCAGCGTCGCGTTGGTCGTGCCGTCGGTGACATAGGGACCATAGCGACCGGCCATCAGCCTGATTTCGCCGCCCGTCGTGGGATGGGCGCCAAAGGTCTTCAGCGGCTCTGCCTTGCCGCGCGCACCGCGACCGCCGTTTTGCGCCGCTTCAGCAAGCTTTGTGACGGCAAGGTTCATGCCCGTCTCGAACACCTCTGCCGTGGATTTCAGCCGCGCATATTTGCCATCGTGCCGCAAGTAAGGCCCGTAACGCCCGATGCTGGCGCTGATCATCTCGCCCGTTTCCGGGTGAGGCCCGATTTCGCGCGGCAGCGAGAGCAGCTTCAGTGCCCATTCCAGATCGAGTTCCGGAATGTCCTTGGGGATGGATGCGCGCTTGGCCTCCTTGCCCTCGCCCAGCTGGATATAGGGGCCGAACCGCCCGGTCTTGCGCGTCACTTCCAGCCCGGTCGCCGGGTCCTTGCCCAGCGCGCCGTCTTCGCCCGCGTCCTCGTGCCCGCCCGGCTGCGCGAACTGGCGCGTGTACTTGCACTCGGGATAGTTCGAGCAGGCAATGAACGCACCATAGCGCCCGCCGCGCAAGCTGAGACGCCCGTCGCCGCATTGCGGACACAGGCGCGGATCGGACCCGTCGGCCTTTGGCGGGAACAGGTAGTCTTCCAGAAACAGGTCGAGCGCCTGGGTAACTTCGCTCGGCTTCTGTTCCATGACCTCGTCGGCCTTGGGCTTGAAATCGCGCCAGAACGCGTCGAGCACGTCCTTCCACGCCGCGCGCCCGCCGGAAACGTCGTCCAGTTCCTCTTCCATCCCGGCGGTGAAATCATAGGCGACGTAGCGATCGAAGAACCGTTCGAGAAAGGCGATCAACAGGCGTCCGGTCTCTTCGGCGAAGAAGCGGTTCTTTTCGGTCCGCACGTAATTGCGGTCCTTCAGAACCTGAAGCGTCGCGGCGTAAGTGGACGGCCGACCGATGCCAAGTTCCTCAAGCTGCTTGACCAGCGATGCCTCGGAAAAGCGCGGCGGCGGCTGCGTGAAATGCTGTGTGGCGTCCACGCCCTTCTTCGCGGGCTGATCGCCCTTGCCCATCATCGGCAGCAGGCCACTTTCATCGTCGTCGGCGTTCGCCTTCTGGTCCAGACCCTCTTCGTAAACCGCCAGAAAGCCGGGGAATTTCACAACCTGCCCGGTGGCACGCAGTTCGTGCCGGCCGGTGGGATCGCGCAAGGTTACGGTCGTGCGTTCAAGGCTGGCAGACGCCATCTGACTGGCCATCGCCCGCTTGAAGATCAGGTCGTAAAGCCGCGCCTCGTCACCGTGTCCGTGGCGGTCTTTCGAAAAATCGGTGGGCCGGATCGCTTCGTGGGCTTCCTGCGCGTTCTTGGCCTTGGTTTCATAGTGGCGCGGTTTTTCGGGCAGGTAATGCCCGTCATACCGGTCAGCGATGGCCTTGCGCGCGGCGGAAATCGCGCTCGGGTCCATCTGCACGCCGTCGGTTCGCATGTAGGTGATCGCGCCCGCTTCATACAGCGTTTGCGCCACGCGCATTGTGTGGCTGGCCGAAAAGCCCAGCTTGCGCGCGGCTTCCTGCTGCAAGGTGGATGTGGTGAACGGCGGCGCCGGGTTGCGGCGCATCGGTCGCGTTTCCACGTCTTCCACGCGGAACTGTGCGCCCTCGACGGCGGCCCTGGCGCGCATGGCAACGCCTTCGTCGCCAAGGCTCAGCCGCTCCAGCTTTTCGCCGTCGAAACGCACAAGGCGCGCGGCAAACTCGGTCCCGTCCTGCTCAAGTTTTGCGATGACCTGCCAGTATTCCTGCGCGCGGAATGCCTCAATCTCGCGCTCACGCTCTACGATCAGGCGCAGCGCGACCGATT contains:
- a CDS encoding energy transducer TonB, translated to MLALPLLAAAMALVPPEPKGELVSNSNYPQWALQRDKSAGVVYTLLISPDGEIAKCMIRAKVGNDKLAGQICDMIKRRKTTLRPALASDGMTTYGVYTDTVNFFIPNTPGSDGLPIRRAPDAELTVSQMPSGLSSPADIHVAVEVGTQGTIEHCGAVGKKPDATLTALACKQLGGMQLGVMNLGTKGENVPYVRSLTVRFTTAG
- the topA gene encoding type I DNA topoisomerase, with translation MQLVIVESPAKAKTIEKYLGPGFKVLASYGHVRDLPVKDGSVRPDEDFAMDWELHGDKQSRVKAIADAAKQADRLILATDPDREGEAISWHVRELLAKRRALPKEVERVTFNAITKATVTDAMKHPRELDQDLIDAYLARRALDYLFGFTLSPVLWRKLPGAKSAGRVQSVALRLIVEREREIEAFRAQEYWQVIAKLEQDGTEFAARLVRFDGEKLERLSLGDEGVAMRARAAVEGAQFRVEDVETRPMRRNPAPPFTTSTLQQEAARKLGFSASHTMRVAQTLYEAGAITYMRTDGVQMDPSAISAARKAIADRYDGHYLPEKPRHYETKAKNAQEAHEAIRPTDFSKDRHGHGDEARLYDLIFKRAMASQMASASLERTTVTLRDPTGRHELRATGQVVKFPGFLAVYEEGLDQKANADDDESGLLPMMGKGDQPAKKGVDATQHFTQPPPRFSEASLVKQLEELGIGRPSTYAATLQVLKDRNYVRTEKNRFFAEETGRLLIAFLERFFDRYVAYDFTAGMEEELDDVSGGRAAWKDVLDAFWRDFKPKADEVMEQKPSEVTQALDLFLEDYLFPPKADGSDPRLCPQCGDGRLSLRGGRYGAFIACSNYPECKYTRQFAQPGGHEDAGEDGALGKDPATGLEVTRKTGRFGPYIQLGEGKEAKRASIPKDIPELDLEWALKLLSLPREIGPHPETGEMISASIGRYGPYLRHDGKYARLKSTAEVFETGMNLAVTKLAEAAQNGGRGARGKAEPLKTFGAHPTTGGEIRLMAGRYGPYVTDGTTNATLPKAVEQDKLTAEEAIRLIDEKAAKGPAKKGGRKKAAAKKAPAKKKAPAKKKAPAKAKDKAAAQ